The genomic segment TTATCATAAATACTGTTGTCACAACCGAGGCCTTCCTGCTGACGCATTCCTTCTGGGCATTGGCCGTCAGTCTTCTGATCCATGCCGTCGGCTACCTGGCCTGTCTCAGGGAACCACGGCTGTTCGACATCTGGCTGACAAAGGTGCGCCGATGTCCACGGGTAAAGAACTGGAAGCGCTGGGGCTGTAACAGCTACGCCCCTTAGACAGCAATAATACGGATTGAAGAATTGAAAGGC from the Emcibacter nanhaiensis genome contains:
- a CDS encoding type IV secretion system protein VirB3; its protein translation is MKQTPVFRALTQPQMFAGVTYSYFIINTVVTTEAFLLTHSFWALAVSLLIHAVGYLACLREPRLFDIWLTKVRRCPRVKNWKRWGCNSYAP